One Oncorhynchus keta strain PuntledgeMale-10-30-2019 chromosome 22, Oket_V2, whole genome shotgun sequence DNA window includes the following coding sequences:
- the LOC118400846 gene encoding mucosa-associated lymphoid tissue lymphoma translocation protein 1-like has protein sequence MTCLNRCENAEAYEVQDGGKSTGIFTKYLNKHILQPEKVTHILELVSENLGRDPFVTGKQAVEIRHTIKEPRSLTDPIRTTGHTGELHLRDACWRQANELPHQKLLIFTCGVQVEVSFSALFSNIMVAFGRVKTTGPRAQDCTITLRSTPVSDIFTLTCRYLPHYREQDMVYKQPLLISSLI, from the exons ATGACCTGCCTTAACAGATGTGAAAATGCAGAGGCTTATGAGGTACAGGACGGAGGGAAGAGCACCGGAATCTTCACTAAATATCTGAACAAGCACATCCTACAGCCAGAGAAAGTCACCCACATCCTGGAGCTGGTGTCTGAGA ATCTGGGCAGAGACCCTTTCGTCACTGGTAAGCAGGCGGTGGAAATCAGACACACGATAAAGGAGCCTCGCTCCCTCACAGATCCGATCAGGACCACCGGCCACACTGGAGAACTACATTTGAGAGACGCCTGCTGGAGACAGGCCAACG AGCTACCACATCAGAAGTTGCTTATTTTCACCTGTGGAGTTCAGGTGGAGGTCAGCTTCTCAGCCTTGTTCTCCAACATCATGGTTGCTTTTGGCAGAGTGAAAACCACTGGACCCAGGGCCCAGGACTGCACTATCACTCTGAGGAGCACACCTGTGAGTGACATCTTCACTCTTACTTGCCGCTACCTGCCACACTACCGAGAGCAGGACATGGTGTACAAACAGCCCTTATTAATAAGCAGTTTGATTTAG